TTGCTAGTTCCATATATGAAAAATTGCTCAAGAAGATATTGAATAATGAAATACCGGCAGGAGAGTTTATAAACCGGCGTGAAATTGCCGAACAAATGAATGTGAGTGTGGCACCTGTGATGGAGGCAATGATATTGCTGGAAAATGACGGGTTGCTTGAAACAATGCCGCGAAAGGGTACTCGTGTTTCGCTTGTATGTAATGAAGATATTTCAGGATATCTTGTAGTGAGAGAAGCATTGGAATGTACGGCGGCAAGAATGATATGCGGCGAAAAGATTGCGGATGCAATGGATGATTTGATTCCGCTTGCCCGTGCGGTTGATGCATCACCGCACAGGTCGATGACATATTTCCGTAAAGATTACGAATTTCATACTTCTCTTGTCAGATTATCCGGATGCGAGATTCTTGAAAAAGAACATGAACGCATTACCAAGCTGGGCCTGTTCTATAACACCAATAAGCTTGTCAGTCCCAACGATGCAGC
The Clostridiales bacterium genome window above contains:
- a CDS encoding GntR family transcriptional regulator is translated as MSSSLASSIYEKLLKKILNNEIPAGEFINRREIAEQMNVSVAPVMEAMILLENDGLLETMPRKGTRVSLVCNEDISGYLVVREALECTAARMICGEKIADAMDDLIPLARAVDASPHRSMTYFRKDYEFHTSLVRLSGCEILEKEHERITKLGLFYNTNKLVSPNDAATRYSHVELLNQLKEADPDKAYSIMRSHIISGKGSLVITR